A DNA window from Comamonas fluminis contains the following coding sequences:
- the dxs gene encoding 1-deoxy-D-xylulose-5-phosphate synthase: MSTNTYSLLQNIDDPEAMRRLSRPQLKTLAAELRAYVIESVSKTGGHLSSNLGTVELTVALHTVFNTPYDRIVWDVGHQTYPHKILTGRRDRMSTLRQLGGLSGFPQRAESEYDTFGTAHSSTSISAALGMALAAKQKGEDRRAIAVIGDGAMTAGMAFEALNNGGVADANLLVILNDNDMSISPPVGALNRYLAQLMSGQFYAKARDVGKSVLKQVPPLLELAKRLEQQAKGMVVPATMFEQFGFNYIGPIDGHDLDSLIPTLENIKGLKGPQFLHVVTKKGQGYKLAEADPVAYHGPGKFDPAVGLVKPATPSKQTFTQVFGHWLCDMAAKDQRLVGITPAMREGSGMVEFHKRFPGRYYDVGIAEQHAVTFAGGMACEGLKPVVAIYSTFLQRGYDQLIHDVALQNLPVVFALDRAGLVGADGATHAGAYDIAFVRSIPNMSMACPADERETRQLLSTAYEQDHPVCVRYPRGAGVGAAPLESLEGLPFGKGEIRRESASKKVAILAFGSLLYPALQAAESLDATVANMRWAKPLDEALLLQIAAEHELIVTVEDGCIMGGAGSAVLESLAAHGLSKPVLQLGLPDEFIEHGDPVKLMALQGLDAAGIEASIRKRLER, from the coding sequence ATGTCCACGAATACTTATTCTCTGCTGCAGAACATTGATGATCCTGAGGCCATGCGCCGCCTGTCGCGGCCCCAGCTCAAGACTTTGGCAGCAGAGTTGCGCGCTTATGTGATCGAAAGCGTCTCCAAGACCGGCGGTCACCTCAGCTCCAACCTGGGTACGGTGGAGCTGACCGTGGCGCTGCACACAGTGTTCAACACGCCCTATGACCGCATCGTCTGGGACGTGGGTCACCAGACATATCCCCACAAGATTCTGACGGGCCGCCGTGACCGCATGTCCACGCTGCGCCAGTTGGGTGGCCTGTCGGGCTTTCCGCAGCGTGCCGAGAGCGAGTACGACACCTTTGGTACGGCGCACTCGTCCACCAGTATCTCGGCCGCTCTGGGCATGGCACTGGCGGCCAAGCAAAAGGGTGAAGACCGCCGCGCCATTGCCGTGATTGGGGATGGCGCAATGACGGCTGGCATGGCCTTTGAAGCGCTGAACAACGGTGGTGTGGCTGATGCCAATCTGCTGGTCATCCTCAATGACAATGACATGAGCATCAGCCCGCCCGTGGGCGCGCTGAACCGCTATCTGGCGCAGCTAATGAGCGGCCAGTTCTACGCCAAGGCCCGCGATGTGGGCAAGAGCGTCTTGAAGCAAGTGCCGCCGCTGCTGGAGCTGGCCAAGCGACTGGAGCAGCAGGCCAAAGGCATGGTGGTGCCTGCCACCATGTTTGAGCAGTTCGGCTTCAACTACATCGGCCCTATCGACGGTCATGACCTCGATTCGCTGATCCCCACGCTGGAAAACATCAAGGGCTTGAAAGGCCCGCAGTTCCTGCATGTGGTGACCAAGAAGGGCCAGGGCTACAAGCTGGCCGAGGCCGACCCTGTTGCCTATCACGGCCCTGGCAAGTTCGACCCCGCCGTGGGCCTGGTCAAGCCCGCCACGCCATCCAAGCAGACGTTCACGCAAGTGTTCGGCCACTGGCTGTGCGATATGGCTGCCAAGGATCAGCGTCTGGTGGGCATTACGCCCGCCATGCGCGAAGGCTCTGGCATGGTGGAGTTTCACAAGCGCTTTCCTGGTCGCTATTACGACGTGGGCATTGCAGAGCAGCATGCGGTGACTTTTGCGGGTGGCATGGCCTGCGAGGGTCTCAAGCCCGTGGTCGCCATTTATTCCACGTTTTTGCAGCGGGGCTATGACCAGCTGATTCACGACGTTGCGCTGCAGAACCTGCCCGTGGTGTTTGCACTGGATCGCGCGGGTCTGGTTGGCGCCGATGGTGCCACCCATGCCGGTGCCTATGACATCGCCTTTGTGCGCAGCATTCCGAACATGAGCATGGCTTGCCCGGCCGACGAGCGCGAAACGCGCCAGTTGCTGAGCACGGCCTACGAGCAGGACCACCCCGTGTGCGTGCGTTACCCGCGTGGTGCGGGTGTCGGCGCTGCACCGTTGGAAAGCCTGGAAGGCCTTCCCTTTGGCAAGGGCGAGATTCGCCGTGAGTCTGCCAGCAAGAAGGTGGCGATTCTGGCCTTTGGTTCACTGCTGTACCCTGCGCTGCAAGCCGCTGAGTCGCTGGACGCCACCGTTGCCAATATGCGCTGGGCCAAGCCGCTGGATGAAGCGCTGCTGCTGCAGATTGCGGCAGAGCATGAGCTGATCGTTACCGTGGAAGACGGCTGCATCATGGGGGGCGCTGGCAGCGCGGTGCTGGAGTCGCTGGCCGCTCATGGTTTGAGCAAGCCGGTGCTGCAACTGGGCCTGCCCGACGAATTCATCGAACATGGCGATCCCGTCAAGCTGATGGCCTTGCAAGGTCTGGATGCCGCAGGCATTGAGGCATCCATCCGCAAGCGTCTGGAGCGCTGA
- a CDS encoding polyprenyl synthetase family protein, with protein sequence MNESMIAEQPSSLNMGTTALDFLSWMNERLARTEDALSRWVGVNAPADLGEAMRYAVLDGGKRLRPLLVWAASEAVGGQEAAALRAGCAVELIHAYSLVHDDMPCMDNDVLRRGKPTVHVQFGESSALLAGDALQALAFELLVLDEDDVPCSTQAKLCRLLGAASGCQGMAGGQAIDLASVGKQLTEAQLREMHRLKTGALLLGSVLMGAACNARVDAKALAALTDYGQALGVAFQVVDDILDVVADSATLGKTAGKDAANDKPTYVSLLGLEQARAHAEELRVQAHAALARSGLPDTQALAALADMVVQRTH encoded by the coding sequence ATGAATGAATCAATGATTGCCGAACAGCCGTCTTCTTTGAATATGGGCACGACAGCCCTGGATTTCCTTTCCTGGATGAACGAGCGCCTGGCCCGTACCGAGGACGCATTGTCGCGCTGGGTCGGCGTCAATGCGCCTGCGGACCTGGGTGAAGCCATGCGCTATGCCGTGCTTGATGGTGGCAAGCGCCTGCGCCCGTTGCTGGTCTGGGCTGCATCTGAAGCCGTAGGCGGGCAAGAGGCCGCTGCGCTGCGTGCAGGTTGTGCGGTTGAGCTGATCCACGCCTATTCACTGGTGCACGATGACATGCCCTGCATGGACAACGATGTGCTGCGCCGTGGCAAACCTACGGTTCATGTGCAGTTTGGTGAGTCGTCTGCGCTGCTCGCCGGTGACGCCTTGCAGGCACTGGCCTTTGAGTTGCTGGTTCTGGATGAAGACGATGTACCTTGCTCAACGCAGGCCAAGCTTTGCCGATTGCTAGGTGCTGCATCTGGCTGCCAGGGCATGGCTGGCGGTCAGGCGATTGACCTGGCCAGTGTGGGCAAGCAGCTGACCGAGGCGCAATTGCGCGAGATGCACCGTCTCAAGACCGGTGCCCTGCTGCTGGGCAGTGTGCTGATGGGGGCGGCTTGCAATGCCCGGGTCGATGCCAAGGCGCTGGCAGCGCTGACGGACTATGGTCAGGCGCTGGGTGTGGCTTTCCAGGTGGTGGATGACATTCTGGATGTGGTAGCAGATTCGGCCACTCTGGGCAAGACGGCAGGCAAGGATGCGGCCAATGACAAGCCCACCTATGTTTCGCTGCTGGGGCTTGAGCAAGCGCGTGCCCATGCCGAGGAATTGCGCGTTCAGGCCCACGCTGCCCTGGCGCGCAGCGGCTTGCCTGATACGCAGGCGCTGGCAGCTCTGGCTGATATGGTCGTGCAGCGTACGCACTGA
- the xseB gene encoding exodeoxyribonuclease VII small subunit codes for MPKAAAAKKADQPASYEAALQELEQLIAQIESGQLPLEQMLSGYHRAAQLLGFCRSQLEAVQEQVKVLDEGQLSAWTQD; via the coding sequence ATGCCCAAGGCTGCTGCCGCTAAAAAAGCCGACCAACCTGCCAGTTATGAAGCTGCTTTGCAAGAGCTGGAACAACTGATTGCGCAAATCGAGTCAGGACAGTTGCCGCTGGAGCAGATGCTCAGCGGCTATCATCGCGCAGCCCAGCTACTGGGCTTTTGCCGCAGCCAGCTGGAAGCGGTGCAGGAGCAAGTGAAGGTGCTGGATGAGGGTCAATTGTCGGCCTGGACACAGGACTAG
- a CDS encoding aromatic ring-hydroxylating oxygenase subunit alpha, whose amino-acid sequence MSDLSLQLQQAASQLPVSSYFDQALFQRELETIFKRGPRYVGHELAIPEIGDYYALPQEKEGRALVRNARGEIELISNVCRHRQAVMLKGRGNLLSEGKGHAGGNIVCPLHRWTYNTSGELLGAPHFSHDPCLNLNNYKLREWNGLLFEDNGRDIQADLGGMKLREQLKFDGFVLDHVEMHECNYNWKTFIEVYLEDYHVGPFHPGLGNFVTCDDLKWEFAKEYSVQTVGVAPTFGNPGSDTYKKWHDVLLQYRNGELPDRGAIWLTYYPHIMVEWYPHVLTVSTLHPLAVDKTLNVVEFYYPEEIAAFEPEFVAAQKAAYMETCIEDDEIAERMDGGRRALFERGDNEVGPYQSPMEDGMQHFHEWYRGLMAP is encoded by the coding sequence ATGTCTGATTTAAGTCTTCAACTGCAGCAGGCCGCAAGCCAACTACCAGTTTCAAGTTATTTCGACCAAGCGCTGTTTCAGCGCGAGTTGGAAACCATTTTCAAGCGTGGCCCGCGTTATGTCGGCCATGAGCTTGCCATCCCGGAGATAGGCGACTACTACGCCCTTCCTCAAGAAAAAGAGGGGCGTGCACTGGTGCGCAATGCCAGAGGCGAGATCGAGCTGATCTCCAATGTCTGCCGCCACCGTCAGGCTGTGATGCTCAAGGGCCGGGGGAATCTGCTGTCCGAAGGCAAAGGTCATGCGGGCGGCAATATTGTCTGCCCGCTGCACCGCTGGACTTACAACACCAGCGGTGAGCTGCTGGGCGCACCCCATTTCAGCCACGACCCGTGTCTGAACCTCAACAACTACAAACTGCGTGAGTGGAATGGTTTGCTGTTCGAGGACAACGGCCGCGATATTCAGGCTGACCTTGGTGGCATGAAGCTGCGCGAGCAGCTCAAGTTTGACGGCTTTGTGCTCGACCATGTCGAAATGCACGAGTGCAACTACAACTGGAAGACCTTTATCGAGGTCTATCTGGAGGACTACCATGTCGGCCCCTTCCACCCCGGTCTGGGCAATTTCGTCACCTGCGACGATCTGAAGTGGGAATTTGCCAAGGAGTACTCGGTGCAGACCGTGGGCGTGGCGCCCACTTTCGGCAACCCCGGCTCGGATACGTACAAGAAGTGGCACGACGTGCTGCTGCAGTACCGCAATGGCGAGCTGCCCGATCGCGGTGCCATCTGGCTGACCTACTACCCCCACATCATGGTGGAGTGGTACCCGCATGTGCTGACGGTCTCGACCCTGCACCCGCTGGCCGTGGACAAGACGCTGAACGTGGTGGAGTTCTACTACCCCGAAGAGATTGCCGCCTTCGAGCCCGAGTTTGTTGCCGCGCAAAAGGCCGCCTATATGGAGACCTGCATCGAAGACGATGAAATTGCCGAACGCATGGACGGAGGCCGCCGCGCCCTGTTCGAGCGTGGTGACAACGAGGTTGGCCCCTACCAAAGCCCCATGGAAGATGGCATGCAGCACTTTCATGAGTGGTATAGGGGCTTGATGGCCCCCTGA
- a CDS encoding DMT family transporter, whose amino-acid sequence MRALWMVLAALIFAVMSVCVKFASRDFNAAEIIFYRGLVSMALLALLARQSGVTLATQYPREHAWRSFVGVISMGAWFYAIGHLPLATATTLNSMSSIWMAVFLIAQGLWMRHTLRKSYAAQPETRRAIPPFPWALVGTVFLGFIGVLLVLRPSSAPASEWIPALGGLFGGMFAAMAYMQVTTLSRLGEPETRVVFYFSLGSAIAGGITMLFTGLSPFPGWSALWLLPVGVLAAVAQVCMTKAYASAETKRNTLVVANLQYSGIVFAALLSLMLFGESIPLIGWAGIVLIVASGAAATALRSRS is encoded by the coding sequence ATGAGAGCCCTGTGGATGGTGCTGGCCGCGCTGATTTTTGCGGTCATGAGTGTGTGTGTGAAGTTTGCTTCCAGGGACTTCAATGCAGCAGAGATCATTTTCTATCGCGGTCTGGTCAGCATGGCTCTGCTGGCCTTGCTGGCACGCCAAAGCGGCGTGACGCTGGCCACCCAGTACCCGCGCGAGCACGCCTGGCGCAGCTTTGTCGGCGTGATCTCCATGGGCGCCTGGTTCTATGCCATTGGCCATCTGCCGCTGGCCACTGCCACCACCCTCAACTCCATGAGCAGCATCTGGATGGCAGTCTTTCTGATTGCACAGGGGCTGTGGATGCGCCACACCCTGCGCAAGTCCTACGCGGCCCAGCCCGAAACCCGCCGCGCCATTCCGCCTTTTCCCTGGGCGCTGGTGGGCACTGTCTTCCTCGGCTTTATCGGCGTTCTTCTGGTACTGCGCCCCAGCAGCGCACCGGCCAGCGAATGGATTCCCGCCCTGGGCGGCCTGTTTGGCGGCATGTTCGCCGCCATGGCCTATATGCAGGTGACCACGCTGTCGCGCCTGGGCGAGCCTGAAACCCGCGTGGTGTTCTATTTCTCGCTGGGCTCGGCCATTGCGGGGGGCATCACCATGCTGTTTACGGGCCTCTCGCCCTTCCCGGGCTGGAGCGCACTGTGGCTGCTGCCCGTGGGCGTTCTGGCCGCCGTGGCCCAGGTCTGCATGACCAAGGCCTATGCCTCTGCCGAGACCAAGCGCAATACGCTGGTCGTCGCCAATCTGCAGTATTCAGGCATTGTGTTCGCCGCCCTGCTCAGCCTGATGCTGTTTGGCGAGAGCATTCCGCTGATCGGCTGGGCCGGCATTGTGCTGATTGTGGCCAGCGGCGCTGCCGCAACGGCCTTGCGCTCACGCAGCTGA
- a CDS encoding alpha/beta family hydrolase: MSEENLSAQSPAAPALVVFSHGKESGPWGSKIKALAAVAEAAGAQVLSINYREGEGGQVFDQDAPEEPDRRVAQLLATPLPPHSQLILVGSSMGGYVSTVASAELKPDGLFLLASAFYLPGYAEQTLAPHARQTLLVHGWGDAVVPAAHSVAFACQHRVALHLLDGDHRLNDALPAIEPLFAQFLAQAMQTRADAPSAA; the protein is encoded by the coding sequence ATGAGTGAGGAAAATTTGAGCGCACAAAGCCCGGCTGCACCAGCACTGGTCGTGTTTTCGCACGGCAAGGAGTCAGGGCCATGGGGCTCCAAGATCAAGGCGCTGGCTGCGGTAGCCGAGGCTGCTGGCGCGCAAGTCCTGTCCATCAATTACCGCGAGGGTGAGGGCGGGCAAGTGTTCGATCAGGACGCGCCAGAAGAGCCTGATCGGCGCGTGGCCCAGTTGCTGGCTACGCCTTTGCCGCCGCATAGCCAGCTGATTCTGGTGGGGTCGAGCATGGGGGGTTATGTGTCCACAGTCGCCAGCGCAGAACTCAAGCCCGATGGTTTGTTTTTGCTGGCATCTGCTTTTTATCTGCCGGGCTATGCAGAGCAGACACTGGCACCTCATGCCCGGCAGACCTTGCTGGTGCATGGCTGGGGCGATGCGGTTGTGCCTGCCGCGCACAGCGTGGCATTTGCCTGTCAGCACCGGGTGGCCCTGCATTTGCTGGACGGCGATCACCGGCTCAACGATGCTTTGCCTGCCATTGAGCCTTTGTTTGCGCAGTTTCTGGCGCAGGCCATGCAGACCCGCGCCGACGCTCCGTCAGCTGCGTGA
- a CDS encoding sulfurtransferase: MSTPTAFNTLISVEQLAQLQASGKPLMVFDCSFDLMNPPAGHEQYLQAHIPTAVFADLDKNLSAPHGSPDDKGQVATSNQAVSGGRHPLPTRERFSVWLSSIGFSNDMQAVVYDRNGANYCGRLWWMLRWAGHDAVAVLDGGLQAWQTAGQAVRSGEEAAHFQSNFELGQPLETLKTVDQVESDLGQPTQTLIDARAPARYRGEVEPMDPVAGHIPGALNRPFASNIAADGRFKPAALLKAEFDELLAGRDPATIVHQCGSGVSATPNVLAMRIAGFAPTALFAGSWSEWCSQPNRPFERG, encoded by the coding sequence ATGAGCACGCCTACCGCATTCAACACCCTGATTTCCGTCGAACAGCTGGCCCAGTTGCAGGCCAGCGGCAAGCCCTTGATGGTGTTTGACTGCAGTTTCGACCTCATGAATCCACCTGCGGGCCATGAGCAATATCTGCAAGCCCATATTCCCACCGCAGTGTTCGCCGATCTGGACAAAAACCTCAGTGCCCCGCACGGCTCACCGGATGACAAGGGCCAGGTTGCCACCAGCAATCAGGCGGTATCGGGTGGCCGCCACCCGCTGCCCACGCGTGAGCGCTTTTCGGTGTGGCTGTCCTCCATCGGCTTTTCCAACGATATGCAGGCCGTTGTCTATGACCGCAACGGCGCCAATTACTGCGGCCGCCTGTGGTGGATGCTGCGCTGGGCTGGCCACGATGCTGTGGCCGTGCTCGATGGCGGCCTGCAGGCCTGGCAGACCGCAGGGCAGGCAGTGCGCAGTGGCGAGGAAGCCGCGCACTTTCAGTCCAACTTCGAACTGGGCCAGCCGCTGGAGACGCTCAAGACCGTGGATCAGGTGGAGTCCGATCTGGGCCAGCCCACCCAGACCCTGATCGACGCCCGCGCACCCGCGCGCTATCGCGGCGAGGTTGAGCCCATGGACCCTGTGGCGGGCCATATCCCCGGCGCACTCAACCGCCCCTTTGCCAGCAATATCGCCGCCGATGGCCGCTTCAAGCCTGCCGCGCTGCTCAAGGCCGAGTTTGACGAGCTGCTGGCAGGCCGTGACCCCGCCACCATCGTTCACCAGTGCGGCAGCGGCGTCAGCGCCACCCCCAATGTGCTGGCCATGCGCATTGCTGGCTTTGCGCCAACCGCGCTGTTTGCGGGCAGCTGGAGCGAATGGTGCAGCCAGCCTAACCGGCCATTCGAGCGGGGGTGA
- a CDS encoding GGDEF domain-containing protein: MSQEADSPAHGAGWFQRIQTAVFGDDRRQRASLVTTGWACLLMAFCIFSLELGASAGLADAALVRCWSIGSAACVLISFALIRSGFSLGWRDPAFTSVQIIYAIVSNAVAFAIADKARGITPPVLALIIMFGVFGLKPLQIKRLMLFALLAYGVATVCVQTLPRLNAMPDALAIMYMVIVLIVLLTSTALALRVHALRTGLQRNRKELTQALEHIRELATRDELTGLPNRRYMAEMMQLEHARTMRHGLPLLIAQLDLDFFKAVNDTYGHGAGDVVLQNFAKLVSANIRGSDILARWGGEEFVLLMVNTSVHDGSQMLERVRSVVAAAPMPVAPGQNLRVTVSIGAAQLQQGDEPAQLLMQADEALYAAKHQGRNRVVWAGQVRAPSMAPGLLITPARMAG; encoded by the coding sequence GTGAGTCAGGAAGCGGATAGTCCTGCCCATGGTGCGGGCTGGTTTCAGCGCATTCAGACGGCGGTTTTTGGGGATGACAGGCGCCAGCGTGCGTCGCTGGTCACCACGGGATGGGCATGCCTGCTGATGGCCTTCTGCATTTTTTCGCTGGAGCTGGGAGCGTCTGCGGGGCTGGCGGATGCCGCTCTGGTGCGGTGCTGGTCCATTGGCAGCGCCGCGTGCGTGCTGATCAGTTTCGCGTTGATTCGCAGTGGCTTCAGCCTTGGCTGGCGTGACCCGGCATTCACGTCAGTGCAGATCATCTATGCCATTGTGAGCAATGCCGTGGCCTTTGCGATTGCCGACAAGGCACGTGGCATTACGCCGCCGGTGCTGGCGCTGATCATCATGTTTGGTGTTTTCGGGCTCAAACCCTTGCAGATCAAGCGCCTGATGCTATTTGCCTTGCTGGCTTATGGTGTGGCCACCGTCTGTGTGCAGACGCTGCCCAGGCTGAACGCCATGCCTGATGCGCTGGCCATTATGTATATGGTGATTGTTCTCATCGTATTGCTGACCAGTACGGCTCTGGCTTTGCGAGTGCACGCCTTGCGCACAGGCCTGCAGCGCAACAGAAAGGAGCTGACGCAGGCGCTGGAGCACATTCGAGAGCTGGCCACCCGCGATGAACTCACTGGTCTGCCCAACCGGCGCTATATGGCCGAGATGATGCAGCTGGAGCATGCGAGGACCATGCGCCACGGCTTGCCGCTGCTGATTGCGCAGCTGGATCTGGATTTTTTCAAGGCGGTCAACGACACCTATGGGCATGGCGCGGGCGACGTCGTGCTGCAGAATTTTGCCAAACTGGTTTCGGCCAATATCCGGGGTAGCGATATTCTGGCCCGCTGGGGCGGAGAGGAGTTTGTGCTGCTGATGGTGAACACCTCGGTGCACGATGGCTCGCAGATGCTGGAGCGTGTGCGCTCTGTCGTTGCGGCTGCTCCCATGCCCGTAGCGCCCGGGCAGAACCTGCGGGTCACGGTCTCCATTGGTGCCGCGCAGCTGCAGCAGGGGGATGAGCCTGCGCAGTTGCTAATGCAGGCGGATGAAGCGCTGTATGCGGCAAAGCACCAGGGCCGCAACCGCGTGGTCTGGGCGGGGCAGGTCAGGGCGCCGAGTATGGCGCCTGGTCTGCTGATCACCCCCGCTCGAATGGCCGGTTAG
- the flhD gene encoding flagellar transcriptional regulator FlhD, translated as MTNEQLLAEIREANLTYLMLAQTLIRQDKAEAVFRLGLNEESCDLLGALSSAQVLKLASRNTLLASFRADDEMVWSLLTNHSSNKIGNAATNTLHANILMASRVSEVL; from the coding sequence ATGACCAACGAACAACTGCTTGCCGAGATCCGCGAAGCCAACCTCACTTACCTGATGTTGGCCCAGACCCTGATCCGCCAGGACAAGGCTGAAGCCGTGTTCCGCCTCGGTCTGAATGAAGAGTCCTGCGACCTGCTGGGTGCGCTGTCCTCGGCCCAGGTGCTCAAACTGGCATCGCGCAACACGCTGCTGGCCAGCTTCCGCGCTGATGATGAAATGGTCTGGAGTCTGCTGACCAACCACAGCAGCAACAAGATTGGCAACGCCGCCACCAACACCCTGCACGCCAACATTCTGATGGCCAGCCGTGTCTCCGAAGTGCTCTGA
- the flhC gene encoding flagellar transcriptional regulator FlhC, which translates to MPAAKTAVKSVLNESKQIERAAMLIEMGARMQVLESETTLSYERLIRLYKEISGKSPSKGQLPFSTDWFLTWQENIHSSLFLNIYEYLSKGVELDSAEQLTKAYRLYSEQIQAAELDVLLSFTRAWRLVKFVDAQMLTRTQCSVCKGQFVTEPYENARHYQCGLCNPPARAGKSKAAGSLMLH; encoded by the coding sequence ATGCCTGCTGCCAAGACTGCCGTGAAAAGCGTTCTCAACGAATCCAAGCAAATCGAGCGCGCCGCCATGCTCATCGAAATGGGCGCCCGCATGCAGGTGCTGGAGTCCGAGACCACGCTGTCCTATGAACGCCTGATCCGGCTGTACAAGGAAATCTCGGGCAAGTCCCCCTCCAAAGGCCAGTTGCCGTTTTCTACCGACTGGTTTCTGACCTGGCAGGAGAACATCCACAGCTCGCTGTTTCTGAACATCTACGAATACCTGTCCAAGGGCGTAGAGCTGGACAGCGCCGAACAGCTGACCAAGGCCTACCGCCTCTACAGCGAACAGATTCAGGCGGCCGAACTGGATGTGCTGCTGTCCTTTACCCGCGCCTGGCGTCTGGTGAAGTTTGTCGATGCGCAGATGCTGACGCGCACGCAGTGCTCGGTGTGCAAGGGCCAGTTTGTGACCGAGCCTTATGAGAATGCCCGCCACTACCAGTGCGGCCTGTGCAATCCGCCTGCGCGTGCGGGCAAGAGCAAGGCTGCGGGTTCCCTCATGTTGCACTGA